The Dehalococcoides mccartyi CG5 genome contains the following window.
CGTCTATTCCGCTCAAATGAACAATAACCTGGGCTTTTTGCCAGTTAGTCTGGCTGATGGTATACAGCTTGCGTCCTACCAGCAGTTCATTCCCGGCATCAAAGCGTTCGGGGAAATCCGTCAGCACCCCAATCTTGAGGCCGCCACTTATTCCCCATACTCCCAGCACTTTACCTATTAAAATATATTCTTCTTGAGTCATTTCCTTCACATATTAATAAGGTCAACCCGAACCGCGGCGCAAGGCCGGGAGGGGTTGACCTTAAATAGGCCTGGTTCTGTTATTTAACTAAAGAATTTCAAGACGGGCGCGTTTGCCGGCCTTGGCAGCCTTGACCCGAATGAGAGTGCGCATTGCCTGAGCAATCCTGCCCTGCTTGCCGATAATCCTGCCCTTATCTACATCGGCTACCTTAAGAGTAAGTTTGATGCCTTCTTCTTCAGGTTCCTCTGTCACTACTACATCATTTGGCTCGTCAGCTAGCGATTTGGCGATGTACTCGACAAGTTCTTTCATGGGATCTCCTTCTGTTTAGTTAGAATTAACGATGCCGGCCTTCTTTAAAAGACGGGCAACCGTATCCGTAGGTTGAGCACCTTTGCCAATCCAGTAGAGGACTTTTTCTGCGTTTATGATTACAGTTTCAGGATTAGTCATGGGGTTGTAGGTGCCGACAAGGTCCGTATAAGTGGCATCACGCGGCGAACGGGCCTCAGTGACGATTATCCGGTAGCAAGGCTTCTTGGGGGCTCCGATACGAGTGAGTCTGATTTTCAACATGATTGTTTACCGCTTACCTTTTTTGCTGGTATTATGACTTATCGTAGCCAAGCTGTCAAATATGCCTTTGGGGCTGTCTAACCCCAAGGGGGGATAAATATATACAAATTATCTCTGTAGTTATCTAAAAATATTAGATATAATATGAATGTGAAAATTAAAAAGCTTCATAATTGGGATATGACACCCACCGAGGCAATACTTCTTCAGCGTGAACTTGCCCAAAAAGTGTCTGCTTGCGGCACTCTTTCTAGCATAAGCTTGGTTGCCGGGGCAGATGTCTGGCACAGTCGCACTTCAGGTATGGGCAGGGCGGCAGTAGTGGTGCTGAGCTATCCGGATATGAATCTGGTGGAGGTGAGCCGCTCCGAAGGGGATTGCCATATTCCTTATATACCCGGTTTATTGTCATTCAGAGAAATGCCACTTTTACTTTCCGCTTTTGAGGGTCTGGAAAGCATGCCCGACTTTATTCTTATGGACGGGCAGGGGCTGGCTCATCCCAGACGGCTTGGCATTGCTTCGCATCTGGGGCTTTTTTTAAATAAACCGGTAATCGGTTGCGCCAAGAGCCGTCTGGTCGGCGAGTATGCACCTCTGGCTGATGAGGCTGGAAGTTACTCCGACTTGTATCATAACAGCCAGCTGGTAGGACGGGTGCTGCGTACCCGCAGGGGGGTAAACCCTTTGTTCATATCAGTAGGGCACAAAATTTGCCTTGAAGAAGCTTGCAGCCGGGTTGCAGATTGTTGCCGGGGGTACCGTTTGCCTGAACCCCTCCGCCATGCTCATTTGGCGGCTGCCCAGCTGATTTAAAATATATCCGGTATTATCATATCCGGCTATAAATGGTATTCTATATCATACGGATTTGAGCGTACAGGCTAACCACACCCGTTTTCAAGCGTTATATTAAAAGAGGTATTATGCAAGATATATTGAGTGAACTTAAGGGCCGCATTTTTTCTGACATGGTGCGACTTTGACGTTTCTGCTAAAGAACTGGAAATAACTGA
Protein-coding sequences here:
- a CDS encoding KH domain-containing protein; translated protein: MKELVEYIAKSLADEPNDVVVTEEPEEEGIKLTLKVADVDKGRIIGKQGRIAQAMRTLIRVKAAKAGKRARLEIL
- the rpsP gene encoding 30S ribosomal protein S16 is translated as MLKIRLTRIGAPKKPCYRIIVTEARSPRDATYTDLVGTYNPMTNPETVIINAEKVLYWIGKGAQPTDTVARLLKKAGIVNSN
- the nfi gene encoding deoxyribonuclease V (cleaves DNA at apurinic or apyrimidinic sites), with product MNVKIKKLHNWDMTPTEAILLQRELAQKVSACGTLSSISLVAGADVWHSRTSGMGRAAVVVLSYPDMNLVEVSRSEGDCHIPYIPGLLSFREMPLLLSAFEGLESMPDFILMDGQGLAHPRRLGIASHLGLFLNKPVIGCAKSRLVGEYAPLADEAGSYSDLYHNSQLVGRVLRTRRGVNPLFISVGHKICLEEACSRVADCCRGYRLPEPLRHAHLAAAQLI